A stretch of Lathyrus oleraceus cultivar Zhongwan6 chromosome 6, CAAS_Psat_ZW6_1.0, whole genome shotgun sequence DNA encodes these proteins:
- the LOC127096141 gene encoding adhesin AWP1-like, with protein sequence MLACSNPHNLVTLFWKVNTSFQLDFVSHLYFFCLFAAIPLDPVDPAPAKEPTPSTQEAQGQPRSTDLTVSSHSKKSKKHKRFAATGSEVFLVGLSDLLTRLSAYNLSSCLQPTSQPSSQHKSKSHHGHKRKKHESPSRSGETKKKRHHKVLTPEAPAADADTIVVDTSILNKAPDPAVGTSQSTSTSAAVALGKENQDAVSPASTQADAFAEPSQPVADYTPSSSVSSLARPLQSIDTAGEFIGFPIQISDSDSDSVTSPAMYTDSSSTSSDSSLSLASLPLQDPRGPVGVETNKKPPSPTTPLSTASPSSQTTPLSAASPSSFQGLAIKPSSL encoded by the exons atgttagcATGTTCGAATCCACACAACTTGGTAACACTTTTCTGGAAAGTTAACACCTCATTTCAGCTGGATTTCGTTTCTCACTTGTATTTCTTCTGTTTGTTTGCAGCGATCCCTCTAGACCCTGTGGATCCTGCTCCTGCTAAAGAACCTACTCCTTCGACACAAGAGGCTCAG GGTCAACCACGTTCGACAGACCTCACTGTCTCCTCTCactccaaaaaatccaaaaaacacaaaCGTTTTGCCGCCACAGGctctgaggtatttcttgtcggcttgtcTGATCTTCTGACTAGACTCTCTGCTTATAACCTTTCTTCATGTCTTCAGCCAACTTCCCAGCCATCTTCCCAGCACAAATCCAAAAGCCACCATGGCCACAAAAGAAAGAAGCATGAATCTCCCTCTAGGAGTGGCGAAACCAAGAAAAAGAGACACCATAAAGTGCTCACTCCAGAGGCTCCTGCTGCAGATGCTGACACCATCGTGGTCGACACTTCCATTCTTAACAAGGCCCCTGATCCAGCTGTGGGGACTTCGCAGTCGACCAGCACCTCCGCTGCTGTGGCCTTGGGAAAAGAAAATCAAGATGCCGTCTCCCCTGCGTCGACACAG GCTGATGCTTTTGCTGAGCCGTCTCAACCTGTCGCCGACTACACTCCTTCGTCGTCGGTTTCTTCTCTAGCTCGCCCACTACAATCTATCGACACCGCTGGTGAGTTCATTGGCTTCCCTATCCAGATTAGTGATAGTGACTCTGACTCAGTCACTAGTCCTGCAATGTATACGGattccagttcgactagttctgactctagTCTCTCTTTAGCTTCCTTGCCTTTGCAGGATCCAAGGGGACCAGTGGGTGTCGAAACCAATAAGAAACCACCTTCTCCAACTACTCCTCTGTCAACTGCTTCCCCTTCTTCTCAAACTACTCCTCTGTCGGCTGCTTCTCCTTCATCTTTCCAGGGGCTGGCGATAAAGCCTTCTTCCTTATAA